Proteins from a genomic interval of Pseudomonas sp. RC10:
- a CDS encoding HD domain-containing protein: MQHTLHQDRPAPAFTSFTESTAEDWKHIEHLCDVYERGLADRVLKNLETLKGSTLGFPVDRYEHSLQAATRAVRDGADEETVVCVLLHDIGDDIAPYNHGELVAAILKPYISADNHWMLSKHAIFQGYYYFHHIGRDRNERDKYRDHPAFERSAMFCERWDQTAFDPDYDTLPLEYFEPMVRRVFARPAFGGEKAFA; encoded by the coding sequence ATGCAGCACACTCTTCATCAGGATCGCCCGGCACCTGCTTTTACGAGCTTCACTGAATCAACGGCCGAGGATTGGAAGCACATCGAACACCTGTGCGACGTCTATGAGCGTGGCTTGGCAGACCGCGTGCTGAAAAACCTCGAAACGCTGAAAGGCAGCACACTGGGTTTCCCGGTCGACCGCTACGAGCATTCGCTGCAAGCCGCGACCCGCGCCGTGCGCGACGGGGCCGATGAGGAAACCGTGGTGTGCGTCTTGCTGCACGACATCGGCGATGACATCGCGCCCTACAACCACGGCGAGTTGGTCGCGGCGATCCTCAAGCCCTACATCTCGGCCGACAACCACTGGATGCTGTCCAAACACGCGATTTTTCAGGGTTACTACTACTTCCATCACATTGGCCGTGATCGCAACGAACGCGATAAATACCGAGACCACCCGGCCTTCGAGCGCTCGGCTATGTTCTGCGAACGCTGGGACCAGACCGCGTTCGATCCCGATTACGACACCCTGCCACTGGAGTATTTCGAACCGATGGTGCGACGGGTTTTCGCGCGTCCGGCGTTTGGGGGTGAGAAGGCGTTTGCGTGA
- a CDS encoding alpha/beta hydrolase, producing the protein MTDTEYLDEMPLPEGIRSRQIEGVNGLCMHVLEAGYSNPERPCILLLHGFPELAYSWRNILLGLSRRGYHVIAPDQRGYGRTTGWDAEYETDLRPFFMLNLVRDAIALLAAMGRDSVAVVVGHDFGSPVAAYCALVRPDIFRAVVLMSAPFSGPPPLASAVDGPDMSELLAALTPPKKHYQRYYCTRSANRDMTEPEGGLARFLRTYFHVKSGDWSGNSPFPLLAWSADELVKMPPYYIMGLDDSMPAAIDGDAPDATEAKRCEWLTGSDLAFFTGEFQRTGFQGGLNWYRCSFLADHDHELSVFAGRTINVPSCFIYGEKDWGAFQAPGALETMQNTACTDMRFIESIPGAGHWVQQEQPESVVSAIMTFLQTTEELSR; encoded by the coding sequence ATGACTGACACGGAGTATCTCGACGAGATGCCGCTGCCGGAGGGCATCCGCTCCCGCCAGATCGAGGGCGTAAACGGCCTGTGCATGCATGTGCTGGAGGCCGGGTATTCCAATCCTGAGCGGCCTTGCATCCTGCTGCTTCATGGCTTTCCGGAGCTGGCGTACAGCTGGCGAAATATTCTGCTCGGATTGTCGCGACGGGGATATCACGTCATCGCGCCCGACCAGCGAGGTTATGGCCGAACGACAGGATGGGACGCGGAGTACGAGACGGACCTGCGGCCTTTTTTCATGTTGAATCTGGTACGCGATGCTATTGCGTTGCTGGCGGCCATGGGGCGTGACTCCGTTGCCGTCGTAGTAGGGCACGACTTCGGCTCACCCGTCGCGGCCTATTGCGCGTTGGTCAGGCCGGATATCTTTCGCGCTGTCGTGTTGATGAGCGCGCCGTTCAGTGGGCCTCCGCCGTTGGCGAGCGCCGTCGATGGGCCCGACATGAGCGAGCTGCTTGCAGCTTTGACTCCGCCGAAAAAACACTACCAGCGCTATTACTGCACCCGGAGCGCCAATCGCGACATGACCGAGCCGGAAGGGGGGCTCGCTCGTTTTTTACGAACGTATTTCCACGTCAAAAGCGGCGACTGGTCAGGCAATTCGCCTTTTCCGTTACTCGCATGGTCAGCCGATGAGCTCGTGAAGATGCCGCCGTACTACATCATGGGGCTGGATGACAGCATGCCCGCCGCTATCGATGGCGATGCGCCGGATGCCACGGAGGCCAAACGGTGCGAGTGGTTGACTGGATCGGACCTTGCGTTCTTCACCGGGGAATTTCAACGGACTGGCTTTCAAGGCGGGCTCAACTGGTATCGATGCAGCTTCTTGGCCGATCACGATCATGAGTTGAGCGTGTTTGCGGGGCGCACGATCAACGTGCCTTCATGTTTCATCTATGGCGAGAAAGATTGGGGGGCCTTTCAAGCCCCTGGCGCGCTGGAAACGATGCAAAACACGGCGTGCACCGACATGCGGTTCATCGAGTCGATACCGGGTGCAGGGCACTGGGTTCAGCAGGAGCAACCGGAGAGCGTCGTCAGCGCCATCATGACGTTTCTTCAAACCACCGAGGAATTGTCTCGTTGA
- a CDS encoding protein-disulfide reductase DsbD produces the protein MRRLLCLILLTLALPAFSASLLDSRPSSGLGSPTLGSSSALGSSSIDNSKDFLPVRQAFQLNLIDASPASIKLQFVAAEGYYLYRHRFQFRTEPADVLGAAQLPDGEKKHDEYFGDVEVYHGILDINLPRKAGDTRPFTLIVTYQGCADKGLCYPPETQRLSIGDTASVADDSTPTTTSSQTSFSWKQLALFFLAGIGLTFTPCVLPMLPILSGVVLRGQIGGLRGFSLSLAYVLPMAICFAMLGALMGMFGASLNLQARLQSAWVLVPFALFFVVFAIAMFGVFELRLPRALNERLDRIAGNTEGGSLWGAAVLGVVSSLLVSPCVSAPLAGALLYISASGDTVGGALKLFALGLGMGAPLVLVATGGAAWLPKSGPWLITVKNAIGVLLLALAIGLLSRVIPGEATLLLIGLLWAGVAVFLGALEFTVKTTRGRLAQLLGVFLLVYALCCWYGAFSGQTDPLRPLGRVSTTQISGESSGAQQWQTVTEVSTLKQILAEAKSAEKPVLVDWYADWCISCKVIEHEVLPDPKIVSQLKGFRLIRFDMTDSNVEQRTLLDTYKLFGPPALLFFGKDGNELTNVRVVGEIDVEAFFERLSRANDQI, from the coding sequence ATGCGCCGCCTGCTTTGTCTGATTTTGCTGACCCTCGCCCTGCCCGCCTTCAGCGCGAGCCTGTTGGACAGTCGGCCCAGTTCAGGGCTAGGCAGTCCGACGCTGGGCAGCAGCTCGGCACTGGGCAGCTCCAGCATCGACAACAGCAAGGACTTCCTGCCCGTTCGCCAGGCGTTTCAGCTGAACCTCATCGACGCCTCCCCGGCGTCGATCAAGCTGCAATTCGTCGCCGCCGAAGGTTATTACCTGTATCGCCACCGCTTCCAGTTCCGCACTGAGCCTGCGGATGTCTTGGGCGCGGCACAACTGCCCGACGGTGAGAAGAAACACGATGAATACTTCGGCGACGTCGAGGTGTATCACGGGATTCTCGACATCAACCTGCCGCGCAAAGCGGGCGACACGCGGCCCTTCACGCTGATCGTGACGTATCAAGGCTGCGCGGATAAAGGCCTCTGCTATCCCCCTGAAACCCAGCGCCTGAGCATCGGCGACACGGCCTCCGTCGCTGATGATTCGACACCGACCACCACCTCAAGCCAGACGTCTTTCAGCTGGAAGCAACTGGCGCTGTTCTTCCTCGCGGGGATTGGCCTGACGTTCACGCCGTGCGTACTGCCGATGCTGCCGATCCTCTCCGGCGTCGTGCTGCGTGGGCAGATCGGTGGACTGCGCGGTTTCTCTCTGTCCCTTGCCTATGTGCTGCCGATGGCGATCTGTTTCGCGATGCTCGGCGCACTGATGGGGATGTTCGGCGCCAGCCTCAATCTCCAGGCCCGGCTGCAATCGGCCTGGGTGCTGGTGCCGTTCGCGCTGTTTTTCGTGGTGTTTGCCATCGCGATGTTCGGGGTGTTCGAACTTCGCTTGCCTCGCGCCTTGAATGAGCGGCTTGACCGCATCGCTGGCAACACCGAAGGCGGATCGCTGTGGGGCGCTGCCGTCCTGGGCGTTGTATCAAGCCTGCTGGTGTCGCCCTGCGTATCAGCGCCTTTGGCCGGTGCCCTTCTTTATATAAGCGCCAGCGGAGACACCGTGGGCGGCGCACTTAAACTCTTCGCCCTCGGACTGGGCATGGGCGCGCCACTGGTGCTTGTGGCGACGGGGGGCGCGGCATGGTTGCCGAAGAGCGGACCGTGGCTGATCACCGTCAAGAATGCGATTGGCGTGTTGCTGCTGGCGTTGGCCATTGGCCTGCTGAGTCGGGTGATCCCTGGGGAAGCCACGTTGCTGCTGATCGGACTGCTGTGGGCAGGGGTCGCGGTGTTTCTCGGCGCACTGGAGTTCACCGTCAAAACCACCCGGGGCCGCCTCGCTCAGCTACTCGGGGTTTTCCTGTTGGTCTACGCTCTCTGCTGCTGGTACGGGGCCTTCAGCGGCCAGACCGATCCACTGCGGCCATTGGGCCGTGTATCTACCACGCAAATCTCGGGAGAAAGCAGCGGCGCGCAGCAATGGCAGACCGTCACCGAAGTGTCGACGCTTAAGCAGATTCTTGCGGAGGCGAAAAGCGCCGAAAAACCGGTGCTGGTGGATTGGTACGCGGACTGGTGCATCAGCTGTAAGGTCATCGAGCATGAAGTGTTGCCCGATCCGAAAATTGTCAGCCAACTCAAAGGCTTTCGTCTGATTCGCTTCGACATGACCGACAGCAATGTCGAACAGCGCACGCTGCTCGATACTTACAAACTGTTTGGCCCGCCTGCTCTGTTGTTTTTCGGAAAAGACGGGAACGAGCTGACAAATGTGCGCGTCGTCGGCGAAATCGACGTGGAAGCCTTCTTCGAGCGGCTTTCTAGAGCAAATGACCAAATTTAG
- a CDS encoding PleD family two-component system response regulator, producing the protein MTEAEDPSRDRLKHHFAQRVIHQARQILEVWQRLQQSEWTAADLEELSDSNQRLLRFAERFEQEEHAHLARGIAQSLLEVEANRGRLSSALITDLNRLMQRLSRTGLRHGDRLEHTSLPPLRKPIYVMLQDLERAERLAKQLEFFGLSAQSMESPQAFHATLAERLPAAVVMDVDFGGVGEGLKLAAKMQEGLEQKLPLLFFSHHETDTPTRLAAVRAGGEEFLTGTLEASSLLEKIEILTRVAQYEPYKVLIIDDSRAQATHTERLLNNAGIVTRTLFDPIQTMAELADFQPDLIILDMYMPGCTGTELAKVIRHNDRYVSVPIIYLSAEDDLDKQLDAMSEGGDDFLTKPIKPRHLITTVRNRAARARNLKARMVRDSLTGLYNHTHILQLLEDCSFRARRENKPLSFVMLDIDHFKKVNDGHGHPMGDRVIKSLALFLKQRLRKTDYIGRYGGEEFAVVMPDTDLKSAFGVLDEIRRRFAEIHYPAQPVDLFCTFSAGVVELEEGDDALMLASQADDALYRAKKAGRNQVHTLREDIMQAKKHSPLDVVN; encoded by the coding sequence ATGACCGAAGCAGAAGATCCGAGCCGAGACCGTCTCAAGCACCATTTCGCCCAGCGCGTCATTCACCAGGCCCGTCAGATCCTGGAGGTCTGGCAACGCCTGCAACAAAGCGAATGGACGGCTGCGGATCTGGAAGAACTCAGCGACTCCAACCAGCGCCTACTGCGGTTCGCCGAGCGCTTCGAACAGGAAGAACACGCGCATCTGGCGCGTGGCATCGCCCAATCCTTGCTGGAAGTGGAAGCCAATCGCGGCCGCTTGAGCAGCGCGTTGATCACCGACTTGAACCGCCTGATGCAGCGCCTTTCCCGCACGGGCTTGCGTCATGGCGATCGGCTGGAACACACGTCACTGCCACCGCTGCGCAAACCAATTTACGTGATGCTGCAAGATCTCGAACGCGCTGAACGCCTGGCGAAACAGCTGGAATTTTTCGGTCTGAGCGCGCAGTCCATGGAAAGTCCGCAGGCCTTTCACGCCACCCTGGCCGAGCGCTTGCCTGCCGCCGTGGTGATGGACGTGGATTTCGGTGGCGTGGGCGAAGGGTTGAAGCTCGCTGCCAAAATGCAGGAAGGTCTGGAACAGAAACTGCCCCTGCTGTTTTTCAGCCATCACGAAACCGACACGCCCACGCGGCTGGCCGCCGTGCGTGCCGGTGGCGAAGAGTTTTTGACCGGCACGCTGGAGGCCTCAAGCCTGCTGGAAAAAATCGAGATCCTGACGCGGGTCGCGCAGTACGAGCCGTATAAAGTGCTGATCATCGACGACTCTCGCGCCCAGGCCACGCACACCGAACGGCTGTTGAACAATGCCGGCATCGTGACGCGCACATTGTTCGACCCGATTCAGACGATGGCTGAGCTGGCTGACTTTCAGCCGGACCTGATCATTCTCGATATGTACATGCCCGGCTGCACCGGCACCGAGCTGGCGAAGGTCATTCGCCACAACGACCGTTACGTCAGTGTGCCGATCATTTACCTGTCCGCCGAAGACGACCTGGACAAACAGCTGGACGCGATGAGCGAGGGCGGCGACGACTTCCTGACCAAGCCGATCAAGCCGCGCCATCTGATCACGACGGTGCGCAACCGCGCCGCTCGGGCGCGAAACCTCAAGGCCCGGATGGTCCGGGACAGCCTGACCGGCCTGTACAACCACACGCACATCCTGCAACTGCTGGAAGATTGCAGCTTCCGCGCGCGCCGGGAAAACAAGCCGCTGAGCTTCGTGATGCTGGACATCGACCACTTCAAGAAGGTCAACGACGGCCACGGCCACCCCATGGGCGACCGCGTGATCAAGAGCCTCGCGCTGTTCCTCAAGCAACGCCTGCGCAAGACCGATTACATTGGCCGCTACGGTGGTGAGGAGTTCGCAGTGGTCATGCCTGACACCGACCTCAAATCGGCCTTCGGCGTGCTGGACGAGATTCGTCGCCGATTCGCGGAAATTCATTACCCGGCGCAACCGGTGGACCTGTTCTGCACCTTCAGTGCGGGCGTAGTGGAACTGGAAGAAGGCGATGATGCGCTAATGCTGGCGTCTCAGGCGGATGACGCGTTGTACCGCGCTAAAAAAGCCGGACGCAATCAGGTCCACACGCTGCGTGAAGACATCATGCAGGCCAAAAAGCACTCGCCGCTGGACGTCGTGAACTGA
- a CDS encoding translation initiation factor Sui1: MAKKAASFAALGGLVFSTDAGRHCPDCRQPVDACICKKSVIPEGDGIARVRRESKGRGGKTVTTITGVPLAEDALKELATTLKRRCGTGGALKDGVIEIQGDHVETLLAELVKQGFKAKKSGG; this comes from the coding sequence GTGGCCAAAAAAGCCGCATCCTTCGCTGCCCTCGGTGGCCTGGTGTTTTCGACCGACGCTGGACGCCACTGTCCAGACTGCCGTCAGCCCGTCGATGCCTGTATCTGCAAGAAATCCGTTATCCCCGAAGGTGATGGCATTGCCCGTGTGCGCCGCGAAAGCAAAGGCCGGGGCGGTAAAACCGTGACCACCATCACCGGTGTGCCGCTGGCCGAGGATGCACTCAAGGAACTGGCGACTACGCTCAAACGTCGTTGCGGAACCGGTGGTGCGCTCAAGGATGGCGTGATCGAAATTCAGGGTGATCACGTCGAGACACTGCTGGCGGAACTGGTCAAGCAAGGCTTCAAGGCGAAAAAGTCAGGCGGTTGA
- the speA gene encoding arginine decarboxylase, with amino-acid sequence MSVRRTRKDDGSQWTVADSRSVYGIRHWGAGYFAINEAGRVEVRPNGPGSSPIDLYEQVDQLRKSGLSLPLLVRFPDILQDRVRQLTGAFDENIARLEYQSQYTALYPIKVNQQEAVVENIIATQNVSIGLEAGSKPELMAVLALAPKGGTIVCNGYKDREFIRLALMGQKLGHNVFIVIEKESEVELVIEEAAELKVAPQVGLRVRLSSLASSKWADTGGEKSKFGLSAAQLLSVVERFTKAGLDQGIRLLHFHMGSQIANLADYQHGFKEAIRYYGELRNLGLPVDHIDVGGGLGVDYDGTHSRNASSINYDMDDYAGVVVGMLKEFCDAQSLPHPHIFSESGRSLTAHHAMLVIQVTDVERHNDEVPVIDDKESLPETLQWLIDLLGPTDIEMVTETYWRATHYMSDIATQYSDGKITLAQKALGEQCYFAVCRRLHNSLKARQRSHRQVLDELNDKLADKYICNFSVFQSLPDTWAIDQVLPIIPLHRLDEEPNRRAVLQDLTCDSDGKINQYVDEQSIETSLPVHALNEGEDYLLGVFLVGAYQEILGDMHNLFGDTDSVNIYQNQDGSAYSAGIETHDTIEDMLRYVHLSPEELMTHYRDKVAGARITPRERTQFLDALRLGLTRSSYLSS; translated from the coding sequence ATGTCCGTACGACGCACACGCAAAGACGATGGCAGCCAATGGACCGTGGCGGACAGCCGCAGTGTCTACGGGATTCGTCATTGGGGGGCTGGTTATTTTGCAATCAACGAAGCCGGCCGTGTTGAAGTCCGCCCCAATGGGCCGGGCAGTTCGCCCATCGACCTTTATGAGCAAGTCGACCAGCTGCGCAAGAGCGGCTTGTCCTTGCCGTTGCTGGTGCGTTTCCCCGACATTCTGCAAGACCGCGTGCGCCAGCTGACGGGCGCCTTCGACGAGAACATCGCGCGCCTGGAATACCAGAGCCAATACACCGCGCTGTACCCGATCAAGGTGAACCAGCAGGAAGCGGTGGTGGAGAACATCATCGCCACGCAAAACGTCTCCATCGGTCTGGAAGCTGGCTCCAAGCCTGAGCTGATGGCCGTGCTGGCGTTGGCCCCGAAAGGCGGCACCATCGTCTGCAACGGTTACAAGGACCGCGAATTCATTCGACTGGCGCTGATGGGCCAGAAGCTCGGCCATAACGTCTTCATCGTCATCGAGAAAGAGTCCGAAGTCGAACTGGTCATCGAAGAAGCCGCCGAGCTGAAAGTCGCGCCGCAGGTGGGCCTGCGGGTTCGTCTGTCGTCGCTGGCGTCGAGCAAATGGGCCGACACCGGGGGCGAGAAGTCCAAGTTCGGTCTGTCTGCCGCGCAATTGCTGTCGGTGGTCGAGCGTTTCACCAAGGCCGGTCTGGATCAAGGCATCCGCCTGCTGCACTTCCACATGGGCTCGCAGATCGCCAACCTGGCTGATTACCAGCACGGCTTCAAAGAAGCGATTCGTTACTACGGCGAGCTGCGCAACCTCGGCCTGCCGGTCGACCACATCGACGTCGGCGGCGGTCTGGGCGTCGATTACGACGGTACGCATTCCCGCAACGCCAGCTCCATCAACTACGACATGGACGATTACGCCGGTGTCGTGGTCGGCATGCTCAAGGAATTCTGCGATGCGCAAAGCCTGCCGCATCCGCACATCTTCTCGGAAAGCGGCCGTTCCCTGACCGCGCACCACGCGATGCTGGTGATTCAGGTCACCGACGTCGAGCGTCACAACGACGAAGTGCCGGTGATCGACGACAAGGAAAGCCTGCCGGAAACCCTGCAATGGCTGATCGACCTGCTCGGCCCGACCGACATCGAGATGGTCACCGAAACTTACTGGCGCGCCACGCACTACATGAGCGACATCGCTACCCAGTATTCGGACGGCAAGATCACCCTGGCCCAGAAAGCCTTGGGTGAGCAGTGCTATTTCGCCGTGTGCCGCCGCCTGCACAACTCGTTGAAAGCGCGTCAGCGTTCTCATCGCCAAGTGCTGGACGAACTCAACGACAAGCTGGCCGACAAGTACATCTGCAACTTCTCGGTGTTCCAGAGCCTGCCGGACACCTGGGCGATTGACCAAGTGTTGCCGATCATCCCGTTGCACCGTCTGGACGAAGAGCCGAACCGTCGTGCCGTATTGCAAGACCTGACCTGCGACTCCGACGGCAAGATCAACCAGTACGTCGACGAGCAGAGCATTGAAACCAGCCTGCCGGTCCATGCCCTGAACGAAGGCGAGGACTATCTGCTGGGCGTATTTCTGGTCGGCGCGTATCAGGAAATCCTGGGCGACATGCACAACCTGTTCGGTGACACCGACTCGGTGAACATTTACCAGAATCAGGACGGCAGCGCGTACTCAGCGGGTATCGAAACCCACGACACCATCGAAGACATGCTGCGTTACGTGCACTTGTCGCCCGAAGAGCTGATGACGCACTACCGCGACAAGGTCGCCGGTGCGCGCATCACCCCGCGCGAGCGCACGCAGTTTCTGGACGCGCTGCGCCTGGGCCTGACGCGGTCTTCGTACCTGTCGTCGTAA
- the gcvA gene encoding transcriptional regulator GcvA, with translation MQSRLPPLNLLRGFEASARHLSFTRAADELHITQAAISHQIKQLEEHLGVPLFHRMIRKLRLTDEGRLLLPVVQTAFEQIGEAVTTLRASQGTHSLTVGLEPSFGASWMSPRLGRFWARHPGVDLRLHHSVQRTLFAHEELDLAVRWGSDDWPGLTAERLMGLAFAPVCSPALLTGSSPLRTPSDLTHHTLLHDYDREGWREWLASAGAEGVKPESGVVIDDTNVVTQAAIDGQGVALCGLALVAGHLAAGRLIKPFEHTVETNSAYYVIYPPAAIKRPHIHEFIAWLHEEAARDRSMDSHPWE, from the coding sequence ATGCAGTCGCGTCTTCCACCGTTGAATCTTCTGCGAGGCTTCGAGGCGTCTGCGCGGCACCTGAGCTTCACGCGGGCGGCGGATGAGTTGCATATCACGCAAGCCGCCATCAGCCACCAGATCAAGCAACTGGAAGAGCACCTTGGCGTTCCGCTGTTTCATCGGATGATTCGCAAGCTCCGTTTGACGGACGAGGGACGGCTGCTGTTGCCCGTCGTGCAAACCGCGTTCGAGCAAATCGGAGAAGCCGTCACCACGCTTCGCGCAAGCCAGGGCACTCACTCCCTGACAGTGGGCCTGGAGCCTTCGTTTGGTGCGAGCTGGATGTCCCCTCGGCTTGGGCGTTTTTGGGCACGCCATCCGGGTGTCGATTTACGCTTGCACCATTCGGTGCAAAGAACGCTATTCGCCCACGAAGAGCTGGATTTGGCCGTGCGCTGGGGGAGCGATGACTGGCCGGGTCTAACGGCCGAGCGTTTGATGGGGCTTGCGTTTGCGCCCGTGTGCAGTCCCGCTCTATTGACGGGATCATCTCCGCTGCGCACCCCGTCGGATCTGACTCACCACACACTGCTCCATGATTACGACCGTGAAGGCTGGCGCGAGTGGCTGGCCAGTGCCGGTGCCGAAGGCGTGAAGCCGGAAAGTGGTGTGGTCATCGATGACACCAACGTGGTGACGCAAGCCGCCATCGACGGGCAAGGCGTGGCGTTGTGCGGGCTCGCGCTGGTTGCCGGGCATCTGGCGGCAGGCCGTCTGATCAAGCCGTTCGAGCACACCGTCGAAACGAACTCTGCTTATTACGTGATCTACCCGCCCGCCGCGATCAAGCGCCCACACATCCACGAGTTCATCGCCTGGCTGCACGAAGAGGCCGCCCGGGATCGTTCAATGGATTCCCACCCTTGGGAATGA
- a CDS encoding NUDIX hydrolase, whose amino-acid sequence MSVSENEVAHRAASDAELIAWVDRQDRLLGSLPRAELRERGLIGRGTYILLFNSSGELCVHRRTLSKAIYPGFWDVAAGGMVQADESYVESAARELEEELGVAGVELTAHEEFFFDQPGNRLWCAVFSAVWDGPLKLQPEEVLEARFIGIEQVLRETTEKPYCPDSLAALKRYLGDVANVP is encoded by the coding sequence GTGTCAGTCTCTGAAAACGAAGTCGCGCACCGCGCGGCTTCCGACGCCGAACTCATTGCCTGGGTCGACCGTCAGGATCGGCTGCTGGGTTCCTTGCCTCGCGCCGAGCTGCGCGAGCGTGGCCTGATCGGTCGCGGCACCTACATTCTGCTGTTCAACTCATCAGGCGAACTCTGCGTGCACCGCCGCACCCTCAGCAAAGCGATCTATCCCGGATTCTGGGATGTCGCGGCAGGGGGCATGGTTCAGGCGGACGAGAGCTACGTCGAATCGGCTGCCAGAGAGCTGGAAGAAGAGTTGGGTGTGGCGGGCGTCGAGCTGACCGCTCATGAAGAGTTTTTTTTCGATCAGCCGGGTAACCGACTCTGGTGTGCCGTGTTCTCGGCGGTCTGGGACGGGCCGCTGAAACTGCAACCGGAAGAAGTGCTCGAAGCGCGTTTCATCGGCATCGAACAGGTGCTGCGCGAAACCACCGAAAAGCCTTATTGCCCGGACTCTCTGGCGGCGTTGAAGCGCTATTTGGGCGACGTCGCAAATGTCCCGTAA
- the aroQ gene encoding type II 3-dehydroquinate dehydratase encodes MATFLVLHGPNLNLLGTREPGIYGSITLADINQDLEKRAREAGHHLMYLQSNAEYELIDRIHAARDEGVDFILINPAAFTHTSVAIRDALLGVSIPFIEVHLSNVHKREPFRHHSYFSDVAVGVICGLGASGYRLALEAALEQLATRSKA; translated from the coding sequence ATGGCGACCTTTCTGGTTCTTCACGGACCTAACCTGAACTTGCTGGGCACCCGTGAACCGGGTATCTACGGCTCGATCACGTTGGCCGACATCAACCAGGATCTGGAAAAGCGCGCGCGCGAAGCCGGCCACCATCTGATGTACCTGCAAAGCAATGCCGAGTATGAATTGATCGACCGCATTCACGCTGCCCGCGATGAAGGCGTGGATTTCATTCTGATCAATCCGGCTGCTTTCACTCACACAAGTGTCGCAATACGTGACGCATTGCTGGGAGTGAGCATCCCATTCATCGAAGTGCACCTCTCGAACGTGCACAAACGCGAACCTTTCCGCCATCACTCCTACTTTTCAGATGTTGCTGTAGGTGTGATCTGCGGCCTTGGCGCCAGCGGATACCGACTGGCCCTGGAGGCCGCCCTGGAACAACTGGCCACCCGTTCGAAAGCATGA
- a CDS encoding DUF2333 family protein, with amino-acid sequence MLDWKKRSGAAGGSERVEEKPVGKESRAPRGYLSGLLLSRAVGAVVCIYLVVTVALGIWWSSEPPLFPVQQQAQAAAEREGKQMVIGYTTVETLKTVASTLLDKPGGYLSNDRFPPGLWLDNTPSWEYGVLVQVRDLSRALRKDFARSQSQSAEDGDLARAEPLFNFDNKSWILPSSESQYREGIAALSRYQARLSDPNQKGALFYTRADNLNNWLGDVGTRLGSLSQRLSASVGRVKLNSTLKTEAQSTVTVKPGEVPQVDEEIVETPWMQIDNVFYEARGQAWALSHLLRAIEVDFADVLAKKNATVSVRQIIRELEASQEPMWSPVILNGSPFGVFANHSLVMANYLSRANAAVIDLRQLLSQG; translated from the coding sequence ATGCTGGATTGGAAGAAGCGCTCGGGCGCTGCGGGCGGGAGTGAGCGTGTTGAGGAAAAGCCAGTAGGCAAAGAATCGCGCGCGCCTCGTGGGTACTTGAGTGGATTGCTGCTCAGCCGTGCCGTGGGCGCGGTGGTCTGCATTTACCTGGTCGTTACCGTGGCGCTCGGTATCTGGTGGAGCAGCGAGCCCCCACTGTTTCCGGTCCAGCAACAGGCGCAGGCTGCTGCCGAGCGTGAAGGCAAGCAGATGGTGATCGGCTACACCACCGTTGAAACTCTCAAGACCGTCGCGTCGACCCTGCTCGACAAACCCGGCGGCTACCTTTCCAACGACCGTTTCCCGCCAGGCCTTTGGCTGGATAACACCCCGAGCTGGGAATACGGCGTGCTGGTCCAGGTCCGCGACCTGAGCCGTGCACTGCGTAAAGACTTCGCCCGCTCGCAGTCCCAGTCGGCTGAAGATGGCGATCTGGCCCGCGCCGAGCCGCTGTTCAACTTCGACAACAAGAGCTGGATTCTTCCGTCCAGCGAGTCCCAGTACCGTGAAGGCATCGCCGCGCTGAGCCGTTATCAGGCGCGCCTGTCCGACCCGAATCAGAAGGGCGCGCTGTTTTACACCCGCGCTGACAACCTCAACAACTGGCTGGGCGACGTCGGCACCCGTCTGGGCTCGCTGTCCCAGCGCCTGTCCGCCAGCGTTGGTCGCGTGAAGCTCAATAGCACATTGAAAACCGAAGCGCAGTCCACCGTGACCGTGAAGCCGGGCGAAGTGCCGCAGGTCGATGAAGAAATCGTCGAAACCCCGTGGATGCAGATCGACAACGTGTTCTACGAGGCCCGTGGTCAGGCGTGGGCGCTGTCCCACCTGCTGCGCGCCATCGAAGTCGACTTCGCAGACGTACTGGCCAAGAAAAACGCAACCGTAAGCGTGCGTCAGATCATTCGCGAGCTGGAAGCCTCGCAAGAGCCGATGTGGAGCCCGGTCATTCTCAACGGCAGCCCGTTCGGCGTGTTCGCCAACCACTCGCTGGTCATGGCCAACTATTTGTCGCGGGCCAACGCAGCGGTCATCGACCTGCGTCAGCTGCTGTCTCAGGGTTGA